One genomic window of Moorella glycerini includes the following:
- the hisI gene encoding phosphoribosyl-AMP cyclohydrolase, which translates to MSVTIPEEIRFNADGLIPAIIQDVGSGQVLMLAYMNREALARTLATGETWFYSRSRRELWHKGATSGHRQYIVNASYDCDADALLFQVRQVGVACHEGEFSCFHHPLALQVSAPRVTGGKMPATRDAGQAAQNVPGQEGSGKLGQHQAGARPSAGSAAADHPAGAGPVTADLGTVLAEVFRVIKERQATRPEGSYTSYLFNNGQDKILKKIGEEASETIIASKNDSWRELLYELADLYYHTLVLLAYHDLEPGRLAAELAARLPAADPLAKKWP; encoded by the coding sequence ATGAGTGTCACCATACCTGAAGAAATTCGCTTTAATGCCGACGGCTTAATACCGGCCATTATCCAGGATGTAGGAAGCGGCCAGGTGCTGATGCTGGCCTATATGAACCGGGAAGCCCTGGCCCGCACCCTGGCCACCGGCGAGACGTGGTTTTATAGCCGCAGCCGCCGGGAACTCTGGCATAAAGGAGCCACCTCGGGCCACCGCCAGTATATTGTCAATGCCAGCTACGATTGTGACGCCGATGCCTTGCTCTTCCAGGTCCGCCAGGTAGGGGTGGCCTGCCATGAAGGGGAATTTTCTTGTTTTCACCATCCCTTAGCATTACAAGTAAGCGCCCCCAGGGTAACTGGAGGGAAAATGCCGGCGACCCGGGATGCCGGCCAGGCTGCCCAAAATGTCCCCGGCCAGGAAGGTAGCGGCAAATTAGGTCAGCATCAAGCTGGAGCCCGGCCGTCTGCGGGAAGCGCAGCTGCCGATCACCCCGCTGGAGCTGGACCCGTAACTGCGGATCTGGGGACCGTCCTGGCTGAAGTTTTCCGGGTGATTAAAGAGCGCCAGGCTACCCGGCCGGAAGGCTCCTACACGTCCTATCTCTTTAATAACGGCCAGGATAAAATCCTGAAAAAGATCGGCGAAGAGGCCAGTGAAACCATCATTGCCTCTAAAAACGACAGCTGGCGGGAGCTTTTATACGAACTGGCCGACCTCTATTACCACACCCTGGTCTTGCTGGCCTACCATGACCTGGAACCGGGACGACTGGCTGCCGAACTGGCCGCTCGCCTGCCGGCAGCAGATCCTTTGGCCAAGAAATGGCCGTAA
- a CDS encoding DUF5714 domain-containing protein encodes MQRQALLKVGGDYKQVDHGSSCUNPPVEGVGQHQEANTENCLVCSGKLEYLEFGKEFTCMQCGAKETGYVYCPGGHYICDNCHGENLFSAILNLMLSAKGTNPLSIAEEIIKQVPLPMLGCEHAWIAAGALLSAIRNHGKIEVTNGQITEALNRTRRQAIGAFCGLTGVCGVAPAIGASFSVILGAACPKDQETATTMRVVSRVIEAIADQTGPCCCKNFVRTTLTLSCQLAKEYLGIALPHTEKIVCQDSHRHPHGCRKNKCNYYLIEGESRHQIK; translated from the coding sequence ATGCAGCGGCAGGCTTTATTAAAGGTTGGAGGTGATTACAAACAAGTGGACCATGGAAGTAGCTGTTGAAACCCACCTGTAGAAGGTGTTGGTCAACACCAGGAAGCAAATACTGAAAATTGTCTGGTTTGCAGCGGGAAACTGGAATACCTTGAATTTGGCAAGGAATTTACGTGCATGCAATGCGGCGCAAAAGAGACGGGTTATGTTTATTGTCCGGGTGGTCATTATATCTGTGATAATTGCCACGGCGAAAATTTGTTTAGCGCTATTTTAAATTTAATGCTTTCTGCAAAAGGTACTAATCCTTTGTCCATAGCTGAAGAAATAATTAAACAAGTTCCTCTTCCCATGTTAGGATGCGAACATGCCTGGATTGCTGCCGGAGCCCTTTTGTCTGCCATCAGAAATCATGGAAAAATCGAAGTCACAAATGGCCAAATTACCGAAGCACTCAACCGGACCCGTAGGCAAGCCATTGGTGCCTTTTGTGGCCTGACGGGCGTTTGCGGTGTAGCTCCGGCGATTGGGGCTTCCTTTAGTGTTATTCTCGGCGCCGCCTGCCCAAAGGACCAGGAAACCGCCACCACCATGCGTGTTGTCTCACGGGTCATAGAAGCTATCGCCGACCAGACCGGCCCCTGTTGTTGTAAAAACTTCGTACGGACAACATTAACATTGAGTTGCCAGTTAGCTAAAGAGTATCTCGGGATTGCATTGCCGCATACCGAAAAAATAGTATGCCAGGATAGTCACCGTCATCCCCACGGTTGTAGAAAAAACAAATGCAACTACTACCTTATAGAGGGGGAAAGTCGCCATCAAATCAAATAG
- a CDS encoding amidohydrolase, translated as MNQETIRRQGYVDAHCHVWEFALFNHFASLEKCSNLDDLVETLKSRLIAGWAVGVRFNQESLAEKIIPARAFLDRAFGSTPVVIIRTCLHLAAANTAAMQGLGFFAENGLFHEAKVFNLLKTLVARLNLEPGDILSRGLRELKKLGIVKVIDMGMDRHKRPFFEGLEQEVKVDFYTVEFGLLDEALGFKVFLDGGLGARTAALTEEYADDPGNYGLLNHSDAALLSLVEKVHRKGKPIAAHAIGDRAVDQFLRVVRQSRHPLDRLEHVQYAREEQLEALAALEIPVCIQPIFSREMSWAVRRLGPERMKTAYAWGLMRDKGIRLLAGSDAPVDHPDPREAAATVALLKGGHHLDFEEVLDLFAHANREFYPGN; from the coding sequence ATGAATCAGGAAACGATCCGCCGCCAGGGATATGTGGACGCCCATTGTCATGTATGGGAATTTGCCCTCTTCAATCACTTCGCCAGCCTGGAAAAATGCTCAAACCTTGACGATCTGGTGGAAACGCTGAAGTCACGTCTGATTGCAGGGTGGGCTGTAGGGGTACGTTTTAACCAGGAAAGCCTGGCCGAAAAGATTATCCCCGCAAGGGCCTTCCTGGACCGTGCCTTTGGTTCGACGCCGGTAGTAATAATACGGACCTGCCTGCACCTGGCTGCAGCCAATACGGCCGCCATGCAGGGGCTGGGATTTTTCGCGGAAAACGGGCTCTTCCATGAAGCCAAAGTATTTAACCTTCTTAAGACCCTGGTGGCCAGGCTAAACCTGGAACCGGGAGACATCCTCTCCCGGGGCTTAAGGGAGCTTAAGAAACTGGGGATAGTTAAAGTCATCGATATGGGAATGGATCGGCACAAGCGTCCCTTCTTTGAGGGTCTTGAGCAGGAGGTGAAAGTGGATTTCTACACGGTGGAGTTCGGGCTACTGGATGAGGCCCTGGGGTTCAAGGTATTCCTGGACGGGGGCCTGGGCGCCCGTACCGCCGCCCTGACAGAGGAATACGCCGACGATCCCGGTAACTACGGCCTGCTTAATCACAGTGATGCAGCCCTCCTTTCCCTGGTTGAAAAGGTCCACCGCAAAGGTAAGCCCATAGCCGCCCACGCCATCGGGGACAGGGCCGTGGACCAATTCCTGCGCGTTGTGCGGCAGAGCCGCCACCCCCTGGACCGCCTGGAGCACGTCCAGTACGCCCGGGAGGAGCAGCTGGAGGCCCTGGCGGCGCTCGAGATCCCCGTCTGTATACAGCCCATCTTTTCCCGGGAAATGTCCTGGGCCGTGCGCAGGCTGGGTCCGGAGCGGATGAAAACAGCCTATGCTTGGGGGCTCATGAGGGACAAAGGCATCCGCTTGTTAGCCGGCTCCGACGCCCCTGTGGATCACCCCGATCCCCGGGAAGCGGCCGCTACGGTTGCCCTTCTAAAAGGCGGGCATCATCTGGATTTTGAGGAGGTTTTAGACCTTTTTGCCCACGCCAACCGGGAATTTTATCCAGGAAATTAA
- a CDS encoding queuosine precursor transporter, whose translation MILLRYKLFPFIMVAFVVVLLLSNTVAVKVAKLGPFFFDGAVILFPISYIFGDILTEVYGYKRSRVVVWTGFIACLFMSFVYWLVGILPAAPPWGGQEAYQRILGQTPRIVMASLVAFFCGEFTNSYILAKLKIFTRGRWLWTRTIGSTIAGQLVDTALFITIAFAGIMPGTVLLRMIMTNYFFKTTYEVLATPLTYAVTAWLKRVENEDYYDFKTNFNPFMVTMEDLR comes from the coding sequence GTGATTCTCTTGCGTTACAAACTCTTTCCTTTCATAATGGTTGCCTTCGTGGTGGTTTTGCTCCTCTCTAACACGGTAGCCGTCAAGGTAGCAAAATTGGGACCCTTCTTTTTCGACGGCGCCGTAATTTTATTTCCCATCTCTTATATCTTCGGTGATATTTTAACTGAGGTTTACGGCTACAAGCGCAGCCGGGTAGTAGTATGGACGGGTTTTATAGCCTGCCTGTTTATGTCCTTTGTCTACTGGCTGGTAGGGATACTTCCTGCCGCCCCTCCCTGGGGAGGCCAGGAAGCTTATCAACGGATCCTGGGGCAAACACCCAGGATAGTTATGGCCAGCCTGGTAGCCTTTTTCTGCGGTGAATTTACCAACTCCTATATCCTGGCCAAACTAAAAATCTTCACCCGCGGCCGGTGGCTGTGGACCAGGACCATCGGCTCTACCATAGCCGGCCAGCTGGTGGATACTGCCCTGTTTATCACCATCGCTTTTGCCGGTATTATGCCGGGAACGGTACTGCTACGCATGATAATGACCAATTATTTCTTCAAGACCACCTATGAGGTCCTGGCAACACCCCTGACCTACGCCGTAACTGCCTGGCTTAAAAGAGTGGAAAACGAGGATTACTACGATTTTAAAACCAACTTTAATCCCTTTATGGTAACTATGGAGGATTTGAGATGA
- the queF gene encoding preQ(1) synthase yields MMEFEALGKVVREPRKKLEVFPKPANVKTVILESDEVTSLCPVTGQPDWETVVVEYAPAKYCIESKSFKLYLWSFREESVFCEALADTIARDIYQACSPHWCKVTVIQKPRGGIKITASAFYGEGN; encoded by the coding sequence ATGATGGAGTTTGAAGCATTAGGAAAGGTCGTCCGCGAACCGCGTAAAAAGCTGGAAGTATTTCCTAAGCCGGCTAACGTAAAAACCGTCATACTCGAATCTGACGAAGTAACTAGTCTTTGCCCGGTAACGGGGCAGCCGGACTGGGAAACGGTAGTCGTGGAATACGCCCCCGCCAAATACTGTATTGAATCTAAAAGTTTCAAGCTTTACCTGTGGAGCTTCCGGGAGGAAAGCGTCTTTTGTGAAGCCCTGGCCGATACCATTGCCAGGGACATTTACCAGGCCTGCTCGCCCCATTGGTGCAAAGTAACTGTAATCCAGAAACCGCGCGGGGGAATAAAAATAACTGCGTCAGCATTTTATGGCGAGGGCAATTAA
- a CDS encoding S8 family peptidase, producing the protein MWPVLLAYYAGVVAMAGVSLSRVGSDNYGSRKIVMFHKHRPLSSCHDTVLKKGGRVVRELPLVHALVVRLPDRGQSLAELGLHPDVLLIEDDFQVQTVALPAVRMWQRKQTIPWGVERIGAPKAWQEAAGEKVKVAVLDTGIDAGHPDLKANIRGTKNIKFPGWQAGDGNGHGTHVAGIIAAVNNDFGVVGVAPRAEIYAVKIFNRRGNGYISEIIAGLDWALQNKMQVVNMSFGTTRPSQALEEAVRQCVQAGMVLVAAAGNEGKENSVMYPARYPGVIAVSAIDRKDNLASFSSRGPEVTVAAPGVDISSTYPGGKYRAMSGTSMACPHVAGVAALVLSREGRISGRQVVKTITSTATRLPGLTPEEQGSGLVNASFLAAGTRFNDEVREGPADLPLSVIPSTTN; encoded by the coding sequence ATGTGGCCTGTTTTGCTGGCTTATTACGCCGGCGTAGTAGCGATGGCCGGTGTTTCCCTGTCCCGGGTGGGTAGCGATAATTACGGCAGCCGGAAGATTGTAATGTTCCACAAGCACCGGCCCTTGAGCAGTTGTCATGATACAGTCCTGAAAAAGGGCGGGCGGGTGGTACGGGAATTACCCCTGGTGCATGCCCTGGTAGTCCGGCTACCGGACCGGGGCCAGTCCCTCGCAGAGCTGGGCTTACACCCGGATGTCCTTTTAATTGAAGACGATTTCCAGGTCCAGACAGTAGCCCTGCCGGCAGTCAGGATGTGGCAAAGGAAGCAGACCATCCCCTGGGGAGTGGAACGTATTGGCGCACCAAAGGCCTGGCAGGAGGCCGCCGGGGAGAAGGTGAAGGTGGCAGTCCTGGATACAGGGATTGATGCCGGCCACCCCGACCTTAAGGCTAATATCCGTGGTACCAAGAATATCAAATTCCCCGGCTGGCAGGCCGGGGACGGCAACGGCCATGGCACCCATGTGGCCGGCATTATTGCGGCCGTAAATAATGATTTCGGCGTGGTGGGGGTAGCCCCCCGGGCGGAGATTTATGCCGTCAAGATTTTCAACCGCCGGGGCAACGGTTATATATCCGAGATCATTGCCGGCCTGGACTGGGCGTTGCAGAACAAGATGCAGGTCGTCAACATGAGTTTCGGCACCACCCGGCCGAGTCAGGCCCTGGAAGAGGCCGTCCGCCAGTGCGTCCAGGCCGGCATGGTCCTGGTGGCGGCCGCCGGCAATGAGGGGAAAGAAAACAGCGTCATGTACCCGGCGCGTTATCCCGGTGTCATCGCCGTTTCGGCTATTGACCGGAAGGATAACCTGGCCAGCTTTAGCAGCCGGGGTCCGGAAGTAACAGTAGCCGCTCCGGGCGTCGATATCTCTTCCACCTACCCGGGCGGTAAATACCGGGCCATGAGCGGTACTTCCATGGCCTGTCCCCATGTGGCCGGTGTCGCCGCTCTGGTTTTATCCCGGGAGGGGCGCATATCCGGTAGGCAGGTAGTGAAGACCATCACTAGTACGGCCACCAGGCTGCCGGGTTTAACACCCGAGGAACAGGGGTCCGGACTGGTGAATGCCTCCTTCCTGGCGGCCGGGACCCGCTTTAATGATGAGGTCAGGGAAGGCCCGGCAGATCTTCCTTTAAGTGTAATACCTTCCACGACAAATTAA
- the xylB gene encoding xylulokinase, with protein sequence MLYLLGIDIGTSGTKAVLVEEDGRVVASSYVEYPLSQPRQGWAEQDPEQWWQAVVAAVQAIWAKSGLDGRDVAGVGLSGQMHGAVVLDANYQVLRPAILWCDQRTGGECTWMYQEIGEEKLYQWTGNPALPGFTAPKLVWLRRHEPEIYNQIRHVLLPKDYIRFRLTGELATEVSDASGTLLLDVAARRWSGEMLAALDLPREWLPRVHESPEITGQITPEAAAATGLPAGTPVVGGGGDQAAGAVGTGIVEEGILSAALGTSGVVFAMTAKPSIQPGSTLHAFCHAVPGKWHLMGVMLAAGASLQWFRNQLGGEEIKEAAATGTDPYDLLTARAAEAGPGAEGLLFLPYLLGERTPHPDPAARGGFIGLTMRHRKGHLVRAVLEGVAFGLRDSLELLQQAGVKVEEIRVSGGGARSPLWRQILAGVFKHPVTTVNSTDGPAFGAALLAGVGAGIYPSVEAACRSTIKVTSRAEPVLSEVSAYDHLYALYKSLYPLLRDTMHDLTKLTE encoded by the coding sequence ATGCTATACTTACTCGGGATCGACATCGGTACTTCTGGCACCAAAGCCGTCCTGGTGGAGGAAGACGGCAGGGTAGTGGCCTCCTCCTATGTGGAATATCCCTTAAGCCAGCCCAGGCAGGGCTGGGCCGAGCAGGACCCGGAACAGTGGTGGCAGGCCGTGGTGGCGGCGGTGCAGGCAATCTGGGCCAAAAGCGGCCTCGACGGCCGGGATGTCGCCGGCGTTGGCCTGTCGGGCCAGATGCACGGGGCCGTAGTTTTAGACGCCAACTACCAGGTTTTACGGCCGGCCATTCTCTGGTGCGACCAGCGCACCGGTGGGGAATGTACCTGGATGTACCAGGAAATAGGGGAAGAAAAGCTCTACCAGTGGACGGGGAACCCCGCCCTGCCGGGTTTTACGGCACCCAAGCTGGTCTGGCTTCGACGCCACGAACCGGAAATTTATAATCAAATCCGCCATGTGTTACTTCCTAAAGACTATATCCGTTTCCGCCTGACGGGAGAACTGGCCACCGAAGTATCCGACGCTTCCGGGACGTTGCTCCTGGATGTGGCTGCCCGCCGCTGGTCGGGAGAAATGCTGGCGGCCCTGGACCTTCCCCGGGAATGGTTGCCCCGGGTACACGAGTCGCCGGAAATAACCGGCCAGATCACCCCGGAAGCCGCGGCTGCCACCGGCCTCCCGGCCGGGACGCCGGTAGTGGGTGGCGGTGGTGACCAGGCTGCCGGTGCTGTAGGCACAGGCATTGTAGAAGAAGGGATTCTATCGGCGGCCCTGGGAACCTCCGGTGTGGTTTTCGCCATGACTGCTAAGCCGAGTATCCAGCCTGGCAGTACCCTGCACGCCTTCTGCCATGCCGTCCCCGGTAAGTGGCACCTTATGGGAGTGATGCTGGCCGCCGGGGCTTCATTACAGTGGTTCCGCAACCAGCTGGGTGGCGAAGAGATCAAGGAAGCTGCGGCAACGGGTACTGATCCCTATGACTTGTTGACGGCCCGGGCGGCTGAGGCGGGCCCGGGAGCCGAAGGGTTGCTGTTCTTGCCCTATCTGCTGGGGGAAAGGACGCCCCATCCCGACCCGGCAGCACGGGGCGGATTTATCGGTCTCACCATGCGCCACAGGAAGGGTCACCTGGTGCGGGCCGTCCTGGAAGGCGTGGCCTTCGGCCTGCGCGATTCCCTGGAATTATTACAGCAGGCCGGGGTGAAGGTGGAAGAAATCCGCGTTTCCGGCGGCGGCGCCCGTAGCCCTTTATGGCGGCAGATTCTCGCTGGCGTTTTTAAGCACCCGGTGACCACGGTGAATAGTACCGATGGGCCGGCCTTTGGCGCAGCCTTGCTGGCCGGGGTGGGGGCGGGTATTTACCCTTCCGTAGAAGCCGCCTGCCGATCTACCATCAAGGTGACCAGCCGGGCCGAACCGGTACTGTCAGAAGTAAGCGCCTACGACCACCTTTATGCCTTATATAAGTCCTTATATCCCCTCCTGCGGGACACCATGCACGATTTGACCAAATTGACGGAGTGA
- a CDS encoding methyl-accepting chemotaxis protein gives MVINFRTKLLYFILLLFLALGPGTVGTALVAVQGVNWQMLLLPAIVAGALGLILSLVILLNLYIKWMRPLQRVMQFLNLLGEGDPVRAQQSLTGAQLGESFQGPVTAVLDSFYRLVGRMQRTADELSYFSRNLQESTGTSYRNLEEVTAAIQEIAGGADEQAGAAQKVAENIKTLHNLAEDISDRAGLGTELGMEVRSKEEEGRRLLEQLLQEIKAGAASIQEAAGRMRQLETKMEQINTLVQAVTAIADQTNLLALNAAIEAARAGEQGRGFAVVAEEVRKLAEQSAAAAQNITSLAAAISEEARQTAAQVDKNVELVRSNLQRGNQVKENFMAVSQAINKAAEVMINISHQAQNQLARVREVSEAAGRMAAVAQETAASIEEVSAATEEQKATMAVVEENTRQFTAMAQNFFTMAADFTRDGWDQELRRELVNQGYAVLEKLAADPAVKKMEAATLAPLLDAAFSESAIIQTLIATLADGATIYNRPAAAVTNWSFRPWFQAAVRGERYASEPYVTQSTNRVAITVSVPVRADDGRFAGVLAANIAPAGK, from the coding sequence TTGGTAATTAATTTCCGCACCAAACTTCTTTATTTCATCCTTTTACTATTTCTGGCTCTAGGCCCGGGGACGGTTGGTACTGCTTTAGTTGCCGTTCAGGGTGTTAACTGGCAAATGCTCCTTTTACCCGCTATTGTCGCCGGGGCTCTGGGTCTAATTTTAAGCCTGGTTATCCTCCTTAATCTTTACATAAAATGGATGCGCCCCCTGCAGCGGGTCATGCAGTTTCTTAATTTACTTGGCGAAGGCGACCCGGTTCGGGCCCAGCAATCTTTGACCGGGGCGCAATTAGGGGAGAGTTTCCAGGGACCGGTAACTGCCGTCCTGGACAGTTTTTACCGCCTGGTGGGTCGCATGCAGCGTACCGCCGATGAGCTGTCCTATTTTTCCCGCAATCTCCAGGAAAGCACCGGTACCAGTTATCGCAACCTGGAAGAGGTGACGGCAGCCATCCAGGAGATTGCCGGCGGTGCCGACGAGCAGGCGGGTGCCGCCCAGAAGGTGGCGGAAAATATCAAAACGTTACACAACCTGGCGGAAGATATCAGCGACCGGGCCGGGCTGGGGACGGAGCTAGGGATGGAAGTGAGGAGCAAGGAAGAGGAAGGTCGCCGGCTGCTGGAGCAGTTACTCCAGGAAATCAAGGCCGGGGCCGCTTCCATCCAGGAGGCGGCCGGCCGCATGCGGCAGCTGGAAACGAAAATGGAGCAGATCAATACCCTGGTCCAGGCTGTCACGGCCATTGCCGATCAGACCAACCTGCTCGCTTTGAATGCCGCCATTGAAGCCGCCCGGGCCGGCGAGCAGGGCCGCGGTTTTGCCGTGGTGGCCGAAGAGGTGCGGAAACTGGCCGAACAATCGGCGGCGGCCGCCCAGAATATAACCTCCTTGGCGGCAGCCATTAGTGAAGAGGCGCGCCAGACGGCGGCCCAGGTGGACAAAAACGTCGAGTTGGTCCGGAGCAACCTCCAGCGCGGAAACCAGGTAAAAGAGAATTTTATGGCCGTAAGCCAGGCCATTAATAAGGCCGCTGAAGTCATGATCAACATCAGCCATCAGGCCCAGAACCAGCTGGCCAGGGTGAGGGAGGTAAGCGAGGCGGCTGGCCGTATGGCGGCCGTGGCCCAGGAAACGGCGGCCAGCATTGAAGAAGTATCGGCAGCGACGGAGGAACAAAAGGCCACCATGGCGGTAGTGGAAGAAAATACGCGCCAGTTTACGGCCATGGCCCAGAATTTCTTTACCATGGCCGCCGATTTTACCCGGGACGGTTGGGACCAGGAGCTGCGCCGGGAACTTGTTAACCAGGGTTATGCCGTGCTGGAAAAGCTGGCCGCCGATCCTGCTGTTAAGAAAATGGAAGCCGCCACCCTGGCGCCGCTTCTTGACGCCGCTTTCAGTGAGTCGGCTATTATCCAGACCTTAATTGCTACCCTCGCGGACGGGGCAACTATTTATAACCGGCCGGCTGCGGCAGTTACCAACTGGTCCTTCCGGCCCTGGTTCCAGGCGGCCGTACGGGGTGAACGTTATGCCAGCGAGCCCTATGTGACCCAGAGCACCAACCGGGTGGCCATTACCGTCTCTGTTCCTGTCCGCGCTGATGACGGCCGGTTCGCCGGCGTCCTGGCAGCCAATATAGCCCCGGCGGGAAAATAA
- a CDS encoding LacI family DNA-binding transcriptional regulator: MPNISDVARRAKVSRTTVSRVLNGKDDVNEETRRRVLEAIRELNYRPSALARSLVKQKTDTIGVILSDITDPFFSRIIQGVEDVAHKFGYGIVYASMRWDPQIKHNYVNFLRSGRVDGLLMMGHTVGNEDYVREMVEERFPLVLVEYWINNLKANFIAIDNRGGGYLATRHLLGLGHRRIAHVAGHKNARVSQERLAGYRQALAEAGVSYDESLVVYSDFTTEGAIPVAKKLLSLPERPTAIFAANDLMAYGVIHAARELGLKVPRELAVVGYDDIELASLVTPPLTTIHQPRYEIGSMAAWSLIQQIENKEMQPTVTEFKTSLVIRESCGAK, translated from the coding sequence TTGCCAAATATTTCTGATGTAGCCAGAAGAGCCAAAGTATCACGAACTACAGTATCCAGGGTCCTCAACGGGAAAGACGACGTCAACGAAGAGACCCGGCGCCGGGTGCTGGAGGCCATCCGGGAGCTTAATTACCGCCCCAGCGCCCTGGCCCGCAGCCTGGTGAAGCAAAAAACCGATACCATCGGCGTCATCCTGTCGGACATCACCGACCCCTTCTTCTCCCGCATCATCCAGGGAGTGGAGGATGTAGCCCATAAGTTCGGCTATGGTATCGTGTATGCCAGCATGCGCTGGGACCCGCAAATCAAGCACAACTATGTTAATTTCTTACGCAGCGGCCGGGTAGACGGCCTGCTCATGATGGGCCATACCGTAGGCAATGAAGACTACGTGCGGGAGATGGTGGAAGAAAGATTTCCCTTAGTTCTGGTAGAGTACTGGATCAATAATCTGAAGGCGAACTTTATTGCCATCGACAACCGGGGTGGCGGTTACCTGGCCACCAGGCACCTGCTGGGCCTGGGGCACCGCCGCATTGCCCATGTAGCGGGGCATAAAAATGCCCGGGTATCGCAAGAACGCCTGGCCGGCTACCGCCAGGCCCTGGCCGAGGCCGGTGTGTCCTACGATGAAAGCCTGGTCGTTTACAGCGATTTTACCACCGAAGGGGCCATACCGGTTGCGAAGAAACTATTATCCCTGCCTGAGCGGCCGACAGCCATCTTTGCTGCTAACGACCTGATGGCTTACGGCGTCATCCATGCGGCGCGCGAACTGGGCTTAAAGGTGCCCCGGGAACTGGCAGTGGTGGGCTACGACGATATTGAACTGGCTTCCCTGGTAACGCCGCCCCTGACCACCATCCACCAGCCGCGGTACGAAATCGGCTCCATGGCTGCCTGGTCCCTGATCCAGCAGATCGAGAATAAAGAGATGCAGCCGACGGTAACCGAGTTTAAGACGAGCCTGGTTATCAGGGAATCTTGTGGGGCAAAGTAG
- a CDS encoding TIM barrel protein: MQDLRYQTNRRSPAELIRHLQNFELKLRFSAGIWFFSGSNSRFHTRYGRELTIEERLEKYAGLQQYGLEGIEAHYPNEINEHNLPLYQGFCRDTGMQVVTVVPNLFYEEQFRHGSLSSPLPAARQAAIQRVKETLEINKELGTEFMVVWPGIDGYENPFGIDFIEMRRRFAAGLAEAMDAVPGVRVAIEPKPYEPRGRIIYGTTAEGVLLAGKVERLLQNQENKQLLEQGYTLVGLNPEIGHVLMGYEDLPYALSLPLEYGRLVHTHWNSQPPGNYDQDLNVGVVAPEQAEAALYVLKMHGYQGWFGLDINPERMPVERALLNCIDALRAMNDRINSLDHELVVTCLQDPERYAGYLEAILIRARARKADILSPLSFSTP, from the coding sequence TTGCAGGATTTACGCTATCAAACTAACCGCCGTTCGCCAGCAGAGTTAATCCGGCACTTGCAAAATTTTGAGCTAAAACTTCGCTTTTCGGCCGGCATATGGTTCTTTTCCGGTAGCAACAGCCGTTTTCATACCCGCTATGGCAGGGAACTGACCATTGAGGAACGCCTGGAGAAGTACGCGGGTCTGCAACAATATGGCCTGGAAGGCATTGAGGCCCATTATCCCAACGAGATCAATGAACATAACCTGCCCCTTTACCAGGGTTTTTGCCGGGATACCGGGATGCAGGTAGTAACGGTAGTACCCAATCTTTTCTATGAAGAACAGTTCCGCCATGGGTCTTTATCTTCACCCCTGCCGGCGGCCCGGCAGGCGGCCATCCAGCGCGTTAAAGAAACACTAGAAATAAATAAAGAACTGGGGACGGAGTTCATGGTTGTCTGGCCCGGAATAGATGGCTATGAAAACCCCTTTGGTATCGATTTCATAGAAATGCGCCGTCGTTTCGCTGCCGGCCTGGCAGAAGCCATGGATGCTGTGCCCGGGGTACGGGTAGCCATTGAGCCAAAACCGTATGAGCCCCGGGGGAGAATAATCTACGGCACCACCGCGGAGGGGGTTTTGCTGGCCGGGAAGGTTGAGAGGCTGCTGCAGAACCAGGAGAATAAACAACTCCTGGAGCAGGGCTATACCCTGGTCGGCCTCAACCCTGAGATCGGCCATGTCCTCATGGGTTATGAAGATTTGCCTTATGCGTTGAGCCTGCCTCTGGAGTACGGCCGGCTGGTGCATACCCACTGGAACAGCCAGCCCCCGGGTAACTACGACCAGGATTTGAATGTCGGCGTCGTAGCGCCGGAACAGGCCGAGGCCGCCCTCTACGTCCTCAAGATGCATGGCTACCAGGGCTGGTTTGGCCTGGACATCAACCCTGAGCGGATGCCGGTGGAAAGGGCGCTGCTGAACTGTATCGATGCCTTACGGGCCATGAATGACCGCATCAACAGCCTGGATCATGAACTGGTAGTCACCTGCCTGCAGGACCCGGAACGCTATGCCGGTTACCTGGAGGCCATCCTCATCCGCGCCCGGGCCAGGAAGGCGGATATTTTGAGCCCTTTATCCTTCTCGACGCCATAG